In Marispirochaeta sp., the genomic window AACAATGATTCAGGACATCGGCCAGAATATCCACTCCACGGGAAATCTCCTCTTTATCCAGCATGCCGAAGCTGAATACCAGGATATCGGCATAATCTCCGGGGCAGCTGGTTGTGTCATGACCGAAGTAGGCAGAAAACCCGGCCTTTTCCAGCTTTTTTCTGAGGTCTTCGTCAAAAACCGTGCCGGGAAACCGGGCGGTCAGATACTGTCCGGCCCCGATGCCCAGAATTTCCACTCTTCCGGAGAAACATGCGTTAAGGCGGGCTGCGAGATGCCGGTAAAGGTGAAAGTAGTGTTTTTTTAGCCGGGACACATGAGCATCATAGTATCCGCTGTCCATAAACCGGGCCAGAGCCAGCTGTTCCAGGTGCGGACAGGTCAGTCTGAGCCTTTCTTTCTGGAGAACGACGGATTCAACAAGTTTCTGAGGAACAATCATGTAGGCAATTTTCAATCCAGGGTACATAGTCCCGCTGAAGCTCCCGATATGAATAACTTTGTCAGGAGCCAGCAGGTAAAGAGAGCTGAGAACAGGCCCCTTGTAGATGAGCTCGCCGTCATAGTCGTTCTCGATAATCCAGGCGCCTGTACGCCGGACATAATCGATAAGTTCGATTCTCCTCTGGATCGTCATAATTCCCGACAGGGGAAAATTATGTGAGGGCGTCACCATCAGATATTTCACAGCAAGGTCCCGGGGAATCTCCCCTGTCTTCATACCCTCTTCATCCAGGGGCACCGGCAGGATTTTCCCCCCCGAGTCCAATACCAGTGTCCGCAGGCTGGGAAGCAGCGGATCTTCAATAACGCCCCAGCGGTCATCATCTGTAAAGAGTTCCATAAGAAGCCTCACCGCCTGATGGGTTCCGGGGAATATCATTATCTGATTTTTTCGGCAGTCAATCCCTTTGCTTATTCCCAGCCAGGTTCTCAGACTTGTTTGAAGTTCCGGGATTCCGTTGGTATATCCGTAACCGAAAAGTTCATTCCGGCCGTAAAGGACCGCATCTCTCAGGCACCGGCCCCAGTGTCCCCTGGGAAAAAGGGATGCCGGAATGCCGGTTTCAAACCGGACACCTGAAACCTTCACGGATTTCTCTTCCTCCGGCTCTGATTCGTGAAGACGGGGACGAAAGGATTTCAGAACGGCACCGGAAGAAACAAAGGTTCCGGCTCCCGTCCGGCTCTCCAGATACCCTTCAATAACCAGAGTCTCGTAGACCTCAGTAACCAGATTACGGGAAATACCATGATCCCGGGCAAAGCGACGGCTTGAAGGCAGCCTGTAGCCGGGAAGAAGTTCACCACTGACGATTCTGAGCTGCAGCTGTTCATAAAGCTGACGGGACAGAGGAATCGGCGACTCACGATTCAGCTGAAAAAAAATCATACAACCGATTATACAAAAAACAAAAAAAGCAAACCACCGTTTATCCCGCCTGAACCAATCCTTTCACCGTAAAAAGAAGTCCGGCCGTCAGATATCCCGAAACAGGAATCAGTAGTGTTCCCAACAAAATTCTGGAAACCAGAAATGAAGAAAGATCCGAATCGATAGGAAAAGTTATATTTTCTGTCAAATAGATTTCCTTCGGAAATGGCTGTTTTCGGAAAGAATTCACTGTGAGCTTCTATATTTACTCTGAATAAGAGTTTCATCAGGCATCAAAGATTGGAAAATATGCACTTGATAGGGAAATTACTCTTTTTTTCTTGATTTCGCCCATTTCCCGTGTACAACTCACCCTTGAAAAAAGGTGAAAGAGAAAAAATCATTAATCAATGGAGTTCCAATCGACACCAGTGAAGACGAACTGCCTTAACAGAAACTGACACATTATTATATACATAGAGATGTTTGCTGGCGCTTCAAAGATCGCCACATAACCTCAAGGATTGAGTCGACCTTCACGGTCGATTCAATCCAATGTTCAAGAAGCCCTGATCACCAGTATAGCTTCTTATTAATGGGAAATGCTCGCCGGTTTCTAGTGGAAGACAAATGGCACGTGGGAAAAAACAGCGTAGCCACCACCTGTGAGTCTGGACCTCTGCTGATGAATAGCAGCAGATCAGAAGTGTACAGCCAGGAGGAAAAGAAGGATTCTTCTGCTTCTTTGGATACAGCTGTCCCTGACAGTTGTCGTCACCGGTGCTAAATTGCAGGAAGATTTAAACCGTTGTTGACAATTCCGGCTTTCTTCACTGCGCGGGCGAGCGCCCCTTGCACGCTGGCCCGATTCATCGGGGTTGTTGCGGTTGCTCCTCCGGTATGTCCCCTCCCCAGGGCAGGAAAGATGAGCTGCCGGTTGGATGTGTAATGCTTCCTGCAGGCGAAGCCCGCAGGAGTAGACGGTGGCGAAGAAAACAAAGTTGTGGAAGGTGGTGACGCAGGAGAAGATGTGATGGATCGTCTTTCGGAACGGGATGTGCGGCAGACGCTCCTCTTTTTGAGCTTTGAGGATGGAAAGGAGTTTCCATTCGCGGTGACACACGTGGAGATAGTAGAACCTGACAGCGCAATACGAGAGATTGAGGGTCTTGGGGGCCCACTGACTCTCATTCCTGCGAAAGAGGAAGTAGTCTTCCAGTTCCTGTTCGCTGATCGCTTCAGGGTTTTTCCGGCAGTGAGCGGTCAGTTGCCGGACAGCTCGCGTGTAGGCCTGTTGTGTTCTGCTGCTCTTGCCGTTGATCCGGAGCTTGCGGACCATTTTTGCGTACCAATCGTGGTTTTCTTTTGTCATACTGTTCCTCCAATACAATGAGTAGAAAAACTATGACAAATTGGGTACGATTTTCCTAATGGTACATCCGGCCGCGAAGCGGCTTTCTTGAACAAAAAGTTGGAGCAGATTTGTCTTTTGTCACGGTTCTTGCAGTGCAAGAACACACGCCAGCTTAACGGTTTGCAGCTCAACTGGGTGTTATGCTGATAAAGAACATATATACCCGACCTTCCGCACCTGTTCCAATAAAAACAGCGATTTAGGAGCCGAAAACAACTAAACAGATTTCTAGTATTAATCATTTTAATCTGTGAAAGACTGATATTCTGGAGGGGCAGATGAAATCCGGAGCAAACGTCAGCATTTCGCGGATAGATCATCTCGGTCTGGTAGCCGGTATGTGCGAAAAAATCGGGCTTGTTGATACCATAAACTCGTACATCAAAAAACCACAGCGAAAAGTCAGTGTCGGCAACGCGGTTAAAGCGATGGTTCTTAATGGTTTGGGGGTTACCGGTCGGGCGCTGTATCATACGCCGGAATTCTTCCGGAGAAAAGCAGTCGATACTCTGGTCGGTTCCGGAATACGTGCGAAAGATTTGCACGATGACAGTCTGGGAACCGCTCTGGATGCGCTGTATGATGAGGGCATCACGGAGTTATTTTACAATATTGCTGCCAAGGCTCTGAAAACCCAGGGCATTGAGTATCGATTTGTTCACCTTGATTCAACTACCTTCAGCCTTCATGGAGAATACTCCGATGAGAGCTCAGAACATGAACAGGTAGTAACCATAACAAAGGGGCGGTCCAAGGATCGGGCGCCGGACCTGAATCAGGTGGTAACAACCCTCATGTGTTCACATCGCTCGACAATTCGCTGGGTGCTCCAGTTTTTTGTCGATCTGTCGATAATCCACCTTGGCGAGAGTCCTCCTCAGGCAGCTAATCTTGATGACCGGCATATTACAGTCATTGAATCATTGGATGAAGAATACGAAAAAATATATTTTTTACGGTAGGCGGTGCGGAATGTGGGGTATATGTATTGAAAAAAAGTTTAAGGCGATATATATCATAGTATATATCACAATCCAGGAGGGTATGATATGGATACCGCAAAAATCTTTGAAAATGGCCGAAGCCAGGCTATACGACTACCAAAAGAATATAGATTCTCAGGTGATGATGTATTTATCAAGAAAATTGACGACGTGGTAATGCTTATACCAAAAGATAAAGTCTGGAAGATCTTTCATGAATCTTTAGATAAATTCTCAGAGGATATGGTATTCTCGAGAGATCAAGAAGTTCCACAAGAACGAGAGTCGTTATAGATGAAGTATCTGCTTGATACCAATATTTGCATATACATCTTAAATAACAAATATCGAAGCATTCTGGATCGTATCGAGAATGAAGGAATTGAAAAAATTGCCTTATCCACTATGACAATTGCTGAATTAGCTCTTGGAGTGGAAAAAAGTCAAAAAAAGGATAAAAACAAAATTGCGCTAATGGAATTCCTTCTCCCATTTAGCATACTGGATTTCAATCAGAATGATGCTTATTCCTACGCAAAGATCAGAGCTGATTTAGAGAAGAAGGGAAATATAATAGGAAATATGGATCTTCTAATTGGTTCTCAAGCTTTAAGTCGTGGATTGTGTTTAGTAACAAACAATGAAAAAGAATTTGAAAGAATTGAAAGAATAGAAATAGAGAATTGGATAACGAAGATATAAAAAGCTTAATTTTAGAAAAGAAAAACGCCTTATAATAAGGTGATCAAATATACAAATTTATGAAGAGGAATAAATGAGAATTCAGCTCTTTTTATTGTTCTCAATATTGTATTTCGCGGTTTTAGCAAATATCTCAGCTCAGGAAAACAGACTCTTTGAAGATGGGAATATACGGATCCTAATTCCAAATTACGTTGTCCCCGATCATGACATCACGATAACGGGTGCAGATATAGCAGATGAATCCTCGCGTAAAGTGGATGAAATTCGTGCATTTGAGTATCTCCGTCATCTCGATCGGCAAAACTACTATCACCCGGTCGACTTCGGCGATCTGCTGACGGACAGCTGGGAAGGCAAAGAAATCCCCTGGCAGGATGTCCCGCTCTATTTCTCTCGCGAAGCCCGGGAGGCATTATTTATCGAAGGTATTCGGGAAAACGACCAGGACAAGCTGAGAAAAGCTCTCGCCGCCGCCCCCGATACTCAAGAGCTGATTGATTCCGTACGCATCTTCGGACAAAGCGCTCTGGTCTATGCGGCGGTCAACGGCCAATACGAAGTATTTGCCTTACTGCTGGATCAGGGAGCGGATTATTCCCGGGTACTGGATGATTTTGATAATTTCCCGCTGCGACCTGCGGATCTCACGTCCCGGGAAAAAGCCGAACTGCAGCACACGAAAAACAAACTGGTCTACCTGATTGCCTGGCACCATTTTTATCTGGAAACCGGAGCCTCGCTCGACAACAATCCCGTAGTCAACGAAGAAATGATCTCCAGATTGACGGCGGAAAGGGCTGATTTTGATGTCGAGAATTTCGACCGGGAAATGGTCCGGCTGACGCTCTACAGTGAAAGAGTACTGGACCTTTTCCGCCGATACAATATCCTGTATGAACAGGGAGAGCCGGATATCAACGCTGAGATGTTTGACGACTTCTTTACTCTGATCGCAGCTTACCTGGGGGAATTTGAAGATACTGCCGATCTTGATCTCACGGCCTTAATCGCTGAGGTCAAAGCAGGATACGAAAGTCAGGGCGCTTTTGTCCACAAAAAAATCTTTCTGTCTCAGCCTCTTTACTGGCAGCTCAATCTCTTTAACTATGACAGTCAGACCGTTATGAAAATCTACGAACTCCTGCAGACAGCCCAGCAGAAAGTATTAATAAATCTTAACCTCTCCGACTCCCAACAGGTCTACCTGACCGACCGGGAAGTAGCGGTTTTTCAGGAGATGGCCGTAATACTGTCTGGCCGGGACATAACAGACAGAGAACGTTATCAATCGGCAATCATCAATACGGTAGAATTGCTGCGGCATCTGGATCAGGGTCTCTACCAGTATATCAACGGAGAAGAACTGACGGGAGAAAGACTGCTTCGGGATCTGATGTACGGCATCACCGATATCGGCCCTCAATATATAATGGACATCAATACTCAGGTAATCAGGAGTGCCCGGACGATCGGCAGCACTCCGATCATCAATGCTTCACTGGCAAACATAGCCCTGCTCTCTCCGGAAGCGGCCATGGTTTATCAGGATTATCTGGGCGAGTATTCGCAGGTTATGGGAATGGGTGACATTGCCTTCGGGCAAAATCTGACCGGGCTGTTGTCCGGACAGACGGATATAGCTTCGCTGATGTCCGGAGCGGGATTATCCTATTCCAAACAGTTATTCATGGCCCATGATCTGCAGGGTATCATGGGACTGAGCAATGCCTTTACTTCCGATGCTGACTTAAGCGCCTATATGTATGATCAGTGTGCGCGTGAAATGTCAGCTACCATTATGGATCGTGGAGAAGAAGGCTACTGTCTGGGAGGCAGTGATCCTGCAGGTCTGGCCCTTAATACCACACTGGATATAGCATCATGTTTTGTCGACCCCTGGACATCTATTTCAGTGTCCGTAATAACAGGGGATTCTACATTTGAAGGGACTGTCGGTGCTGTAACTTCTGCAGGCAAACTTCATCCGGCAGTATACACTGTATTAACTACAGCTTGTGTGGCAGGTGCTGTCGACAATGGACTACAGGGTCTTGCTCAGGGCAACTATCCGACAATGAGTGAGGTAGAAAGACAGGCCAAAATCAATTACCATGCAGCAAGAGTTGATCAACTCAACGGTCAAATAAGAACAATTGATAAAGACATAAAAGATACACAGGGCAGAATCAACCAAAATAATAATACAATACAGGGCATCAAAGAAGATCCGAATGCAACACAAGATGACAAAAATAAACAAGCAGAACTGGAACAAAAGAACAAAGAGGAGAGACAAAGACTGCAAAAACTACAGCAGGAAAAAGAAAAGAAAGAAAAAGAAAGAACCGATAACGAACAGAAAAAAAGAGATCTGGAACAGTACGATCCTACCACTACCTGCCCCAGAGGTCCTGACGACGAAGAAATGACCTTAGCCCAAAGACTACAGCTTATTCAAGAATTGGGATCAACTCTACAGGCATTTATCAAACTGGGATTGAGAGTTCCACCCTGGCTGATCTCCGCCTTCGACGGCGCCCTGGGCAGACACCATATCCCGGAAAGGGATCCCGGCTGTATCGACTGGCCGCAGGGATACATCCCGCCGGAAAAACTGCCTCCCCTGAAGATTGAAAAACCGGAACCTCAATGTATCGACTGGGGTCAGGATTACATAGATCCTGAACTGTTGCCGCAGATAGAAATAGAGGAACCTATCAATCCTGCCATGGGACCGACCATCGGCCCGGACGGTAGTACGATCGAAGCCCTGCTCGAGTTTAGAAACCTGTACCGGACAGAAGAAGAAAATTAAGACTGCGGATTAAAAGGCTTCGGAGGCTGTGGATGAAGTAGTGTTCAGAATGTTGTTTAGGTTTTTAGAAAGGACAGCCTGCCCCTGCGTAGCCGATTCCTGAGTATTCGCCGGCACTCAGTGTTCGGCAAGTGTACCGGTTGTTAGTTATCGAACTATCTAAGGATAGCCTAGGCGGGCAAGCAAAAAGTAGAGGCAGCTGACCCTTCACAGCAAATTATAGCGAAGTCAAATCACTACACTTTGCCCCGAATTTAATATGGAAATATTCGAGATAATAAATGAAACATATATTGATACAAGATACCCTTCAGGCTTAGGTTTGCAGCCAAATGGAATACCCCCGATCGATGAAGCAAAAGAATTTATTATATTAACCAATAGCATTTTTAGTGAAAAAAAAGGTAATTGAAAAATCCTCATAACGGTGTTGATGAATCAATAATGTAGATAGCATGAAACGATACATCCTAAGAAAGGGAATGGTTGAATAGCAGAAGAAATATAGTGGGAAATGATATGAAACGAAGATATAACCTCAAGGATTGAGTCGACCTTCACGGTCGATTAGCCTCCTCTTTTTTCGAACATTTCAAAAAGAGGGGCTAATTTTTGACTCAGTTATCATCTCTGATATCCCTACGCAATCACCACCTTGCTGACCTCTCCCCTATGCTCTGCAGTAAAGGTGAAGGCTTCCACAACCTGGTCGAATGGGAATCGGTGAGAGATGATACCTTCTACTGAGAGAGCCTTGGAAGCCAAGAGAGAGAGTAATGGGGTAAAGGTATTACAGTATCGATTCACTCCTCTGACATCCAGCTCTTTCTCGATGACTGTCTCCATTGAGAAGGGGAATGAAGACACCTCTGGCCATCCAACAAGGACAACCACCCCACCCCGCTTTGCCAAGAACGGTGCGGATGCAGATCCCTTGCTGGAACCAGAAGTATCGAACACTACATCAACACCTCTTCCTTGGGTAAAGAAAGCAATCTGTTCACTTGCAGACTCCTTCTCCGCATGTATCACACCATCTGCACCCAGTTCCTTGGCCTTGGCCAGACGGGAGTCAATCATATCAATCATGTATACGTTGCTTGCCCCAAACGCGCGGGCAACCAGCATCGTGATCAAACCAATCGGGCCGGAACCCACAATGGCCACCGATGAGCCAGGTTTCAACCCTGCACGGTTGCATGCCTGCATGCCAACCGACAAGGGCTCAACCAATGCCCCCTCTTCCAATGACACCCCTTCAAGGAGTCTGTGAAGCATGGAACTATCAATGGCAACATACTCAGCGAATGTCCCATTGACCGGTGGAGCAGAGAGAAACACCACATCTGGGCAAAGATTATACCGTCCACTACGGCAGAACTCACACTTCCCACAGGGAATGCCTGGTTCGATCACCACCAACTCCCCCTCAGAGAACCCAGGACCTTCCACCACCCTTCCCACAGCTTCGTGACCCGGAATATAGGGTTCATCAACTACAAAGGGACCAAGCTTTCCTTCCGTGAAGAAGTGAATGTCGGACCCACAAAGTCCGTTGGCAAGAATCTGCACCAGAACCTCATGCTCCTTCCGTTCTGGAACAGGAACCTGTTCCAAACGTAAGTCTTTTTTCCCATAGAGAACTGCTGCCTTCATCATCTCACGCCTCCTCATTCCGTACCAATAACCCGATTTCTTCAACCGTGAGCCTACTCTTGGGAGCAAACTGGTTGCTCTGCATATAAGAGAGGATTGCATGGTACAACTGTCGGGCAACTGTCCGATGCTCCAAATCAGAGGTTACATCCATACTACAGACCATCAACTTACCTGGACCAATCATACACTCAAACAACAATCCCAGCTTGTGACTCCTGAACCATGTGTCGATCGGCTGTACCATGGGGGACAATTCATGGGGAAGATCATCAAGGACCATGGCACTACCGCCATGCACCAACTCCCACCACTGCCAATCACTATGGTTTTCCGTTGGGAACTTGGAAAAGACTGGATGCTCAGCATCCACAACCATCCCAAGGGTATGGGGAGCCTGTCCTCCGGTCCATGAGGTATTCCAGAACACAGAGGAGAATCCCAAAGCTACATCCGATTCTCCAGAAGCAAGCAACAGAACCTTGCCTCCCTCAAGAAGCGCCTTACGGCTCTCCTCATCCCAACGGTCTGCTACCACCACATCTCCCGCATCAAGCTTCACCTCTTCAGGGAACACCCAGATATCCCACTCATTCTCCCTCCTTGGATCTTCCAAGGTAAGAGAAAGTGTCAACTTCTGAGCACCAGTGAGTTCGGGAATGGACAATGAAAGGGTTGCAAGAGAATGTAATCCCCTGCCTGCTGGTTGGTCAGTGGGGAGAGAACCACCTTGTACCTGGTTTCCTTTTTCGTCGCTTAACCTCCAGGTTACCTTCGGTTGTTCGATGGCCCTGCTGCCGAAGTTTGCCAGCTCTATGTCCGCCACCAGTGTTTCGCCGGCAGTGTAGTACCGCCTGGGAAGTCGGGCAAGCAAAACGATGTCACTACAGAACCTTCTGAACTGGGGTCCACTACAGTAGCCTTTCTCCTGCCAGAAGGTATTCAACACTCCTTCCAGGGCGGTGCCCTGGCCAGGGAAGTCAGTAAGTGCCAACAGCTGGAATCCTGATAGATTTCCTGTTCGTAGTGCCGCCTCAATCTCTTCCTTGTAACAGAGTACTTGCTGGAATCCGGAAGCCTGCAGGAACTGCCCAGCTTGACCAGCAAGCCCACGGCGAGAGAGGATATCGGCAAAGACCTCGAAGTTGCGTGGCTTCAAATACCCTGTGTACTCCTTCATCTCAGAAAAGTCAGGGAACACACACCACTGCCCCATCTCGTGGGTCACCACCGGACCAGGATACTTTTCACAGATGGCCGTGTAATCACTGCAGGTTTCAGGTGCCTTCGCGTTGATCCTGGAAGCAAGTTCCTCACCCCAGGCCTGCACGCGGGGTTCAGGCACTACCTGATACGCATTCTCTTCCAAGGCAGGCCATCCGGAAGCAGAGGTATGCAGTCTTCTTGCATCCCTCTGGTTCCAGGTGGAAGCCCAGAGTCCCAACACTTCCTTGTCACGACCATCAGGTTCATTCCCACTGGCGAACAAGAGGAACGAGGGATGGTTCCCGTACTCAGCTACAATCCTTTCGGACTCAGTGAACAACCAGTCATCAAAGGCCTTGTTCTCATCATAAGCCACACCCTGGTTCTTCCAAATTGGACACTCCACCTGCAAATAGAATCCCATACGATCTGCCACCCTGAATGCTGCTTCAGGCGGGCACCAGGAGTGGAAACGGATATGGTTCAACCCATAGGCCTTGCTCTGGGAAAAGAGGTACTCCCAATACCCCTCCTCCATCGGAGGATGCCCTGTCTTTGGGAACACACAGCACTCCACCGTCCCTCGCAGGAACGTCTGATTCCCATTGACAAAGAGCTGTTTTCCCTTGGATTCAACACTCCTGAGGCCAATCTGCAGGGTCTTCTCGTCAACAACGCCTTCATCTGTCTTTAGCAGTACATGAACATCCTCAAGGTTTGGATCGTACTCATCCCAGAGCGGCATCTCATCGAGCTCCATATGAAAGATGGCCGTCCCTGGTTCCACACTCCTTGTGAGGGTGGAAGGTTCTCTTCCTGCTCTCGTTATCTGCAACGTAACGGAAGTTTCTTGCTCTTCATGGTTATCCACCCTGGCAGTACAGAGCGCAGCTCTCCGTTTACTATTTGGGTATACACTGACCACACCCAATGAAAGGGTGGATACAGGAACCAGTGCCAACTGCCCTACGATCCCGTTCCAAGGTCCTTGGGTCTGGTCTGAAATACTATGTGCATTGGGACCCACATCCCAGATCATCCGGTTATCCACCCGAATGACCAGCACCACTTCCCCATCTTCCAATGCAGGCAGGTCATAACGGTGGGGAACACTCAGACTGTCACAAGAACCAACGAATACCCCGTTGACCCATACACTCGTTTCCCAGTGCGGACGCTCGAGTACCAACTGCCAGGAGGAAGTATCATGCTTTGGAATGGTAATATGCTTCACATACCACGCAGAGCCTGTGAATCGCGTCTCGGGTTGCAACCAGTAGGGAAAGCGAAAATCATCATCCGCCCGATACGGCTCATAGAGTGGGTCTTTCAGGAACTCATCCCCAAACCGGGAACCTACCCAATCAGTCTTGCTGGTTACCGGATTCCCGATACCTGCAAGCTCAAGACTACCAGGAAAAGAAATTGGATGTGCATGCTTCCCTGCCAAGGAAGCGGGTTCATACCACTTCTCAGCATTTCCCCTGTCCTCGGCATCGAGGAATACTTGCCACTGGCCATGTAGATCTATCTTCTTTTTATCACTCATACACCAGCCTCATCCTTACTGCTTGACCGCACCTGCTGTCAGGCCTCTTATATAATACTTCTGCACTGCGAGGAAGATTGCAACCGTCGGGATGCAAACCAACGTCGAGGCAGCCATTACCGGTCCATAGGGCGGTGCAGACCCTGCCGAAACCCCGGTAAGCATGTTTGCCATACCAATGGGGAGGGTCATGGACAACTCCTGGCGAATAGCGATCAAGGGCCAGAGGAAGTTGTTCCAACTATTGATGAAGGTAATAATCCCCAAACTCGCCAACGCAGGTACCATGATCGGCAAGGCTATCTGGAAGAAAATCCTCAAATCTCCTGCTCCGTCAATCTTCGCTGAATCCAGCAAGGCATTAGGAACATAGGATGCATACTGATTCATCAGAAAAATCCCAATCGGGGGAGCGATGAAAGGAAGCACCAAGGAAATGAGTGAATTGGTCATACCCAACCTGCTGGTAACCACAAACAAGGGAACCACAAGAATGGGGAATGGAATCATAGTGGAGGAGAGCAGTACCGCAAACAGCTTCCCTCTCCCCTTGAACCGAAACTTTGCAAACGCGTAGCCTGCAAGGCTTGTGATAATCAAAGCCAACAGTGTTGTCAGCAAGGCAACGATCAAGCTGTTGAGAATCCAGCAGGAAAACGGCCAGTTGGAGAACAGTCTTGCATAGTTGCCGCTATCCAAGCTTTTTGGCAAGAACGTAGCCGGCTGGAAAATCTCCTCGGTTGTCTTGAACGACGAGCTGACCATCCAGATGAATGGAAGCAACATAAAAACGCCACCAACCCAAACC contains:
- the vapB gene encoding type II toxin-antitoxin system VapB family antitoxin, giving the protein MDTAKIFENGRSQAIRLPKEYRFSGDDVFIKKIDDVVMLIPKDKVWKIFHESLDKFSEDMVFSRDQEVPQERESL
- a CDS encoding type II toxin-antitoxin system VapC family toxin, with the translated sequence MKYLLDTNICIYILNNKYRSILDRIENEGIEKIALSTMTIAELALGVEKSQKKDKNKIALMEFLLPFSILDFNQNDAYSYAKIRADLEKKGNIIGNMDLLIGSQALSRGLCLVTNNEKEFERIERIEIENWITKI
- a CDS encoding carbohydrate ABC transporter permease, which encodes MRTHNRLSAGAWVMNVVVWVGGVFMLLPFIWMVSSSFKTTEEIFQPATFLPKSLDSGNYARLFSNWPFSCWILNSLIVALLTTLLALIITSLAGYAFAKFRFKGRGKLFAVLLSSTMIPFPILVVPLFVVTSRLGMTNSLISLVLPFIAPPIGIFLMNQYASYVPNALLDSAKIDGAGDLRIFFQIALPIMVPALASLGIITFINSWNNFLWPLIAIRQELSMTLPIGMANMLTGVSAGSAPPYGPVMAASTLVCIPTVAIFLAVQKYYIRGLTAGAVKQ
- a CDS encoding site-specific integrase; its protein translation is MTKENHDWYAKMVRKLRINGKSSRTQQAYTRAVRQLTAHCRKNPEAISEQELEDYFLFRRNESQWAPKTLNLSYCAVRFYYLHVCHREWKLLSILKAQKEERLPHIPFRKTIHHIFSCVTTFHNFVFFATVYSCGLRLQEALHIQPAAHLSCPGEGTYRRSNRNNPDESGQRARGARPRSEESRNCQQRFKSSCNLAPVTTTVRDSCIQRSRRILLFLLAVHF
- a CDS encoding PLP-dependent aminotransferase family protein, encoding MIFFQLNRESPIPLSRQLYEQLQLRIVSGELLPGYRLPSSRRFARDHGISRNLVTEVYETLVIEGYLESRTGAGTFVSSGAVLKSFRPRLHESEPEEEKSVKVSGVRFETGIPASLFPRGHWGRCLRDAVLYGRNELFGYGYTNGIPELQTSLRTWLGISKGIDCRKNQIMIFPGTHQAVRLLMELFTDDDRWGVIEDPLLPSLRTLVLDSGGKILPVPLDEEGMKTGEIPRDLAVKYLMVTPSHNFPLSGIMTIQRRIELIDYVRRTGAWIIENDYDGELIYKGPVLSSLYLLAPDKVIHIGSFSGTMYPGLKIAYMIVPQKLVESVVLQKERLRLTCPHLEQLALARFMDSGYYDAHVSRLKKHYFHLYRHLAARLNACFSGRVEILGIGAGQYLTARFPGTVFDEDLRKKLEKAGFSAYFGHDTTSCPGDYADILVFSFGMLDKEEISRGVDILADVLNHC
- a CDS encoding NAD(P)-dependent alcohol dehydrogenase, which codes for MMKAAVLYGKKDLRLEQVPVPERKEHEVLVQILANGLCGSDIHFFTEGKLGPFVVDEPYIPGHEAVGRVVEGPGFSEGELVVIEPGIPCGKCEFCRSGRYNLCPDVVFLSAPPVNGTFAEYVAIDSSMLHRLLEGVSLEEGALVEPLSVGMQACNRAGLKPGSSVAIVGSGPIGLITMLVARAFGASNVYMIDMIDSRLAKAKELGADGVIHAEKESASEQIAFFTQGRGVDVVFDTSGSSKGSASAPFLAKRGGVVVLVGWPEVSSFPFSMETVIEKELDVRGVNRYCNTFTPLLSLLASKALSVEGIISHRFPFDQVVEAFTFTAEHRGEVSKVVIA
- a CDS encoding sugar-binding domain-containing protein, with amino-acid sequence MSDKKKIDLHGQWQVFLDAEDRGNAEKWYEPASLAGKHAHPISFPGSLELAGIGNPVTSKTDWVGSRFGDEFLKDPLYEPYRADDDFRFPYWLQPETRFTGSAWYVKHITIPKHDTSSWQLVLERPHWETSVWVNGVFVGSCDSLSVPHRYDLPALEDGEVVLVIRVDNRMIWDVGPNAHSISDQTQGPWNGIVGQLALVPVSTLSLGVVSVYPNSKRRAALCTARVDNHEEQETSVTLQITRAGREPSTLTRSVEPGTAIFHMELDEMPLWDEYDPNLEDVHVLLKTDEGVVDEKTLQIGLRSVESKGKQLFVNGNQTFLRGTVECCVFPKTGHPPMEEGYWEYLFSQSKAYGLNHIRFHSWCPPEAAFRVADRMGFYLQVECPIWKNQGVAYDENKAFDDWLFTESERIVAEYGNHPSFLLFASGNEPDGRDKEVLGLWASTWNQRDARRLHTSASGWPALEENAYQVVPEPRVQAWGEELASRINAKAPETCSDYTAICEKYPGPVVTHEMGQWCVFPDFSEMKEYTGYLKPRNFEVFADILSRRGLAGQAGQFLQASGFQQVLCYKEEIEAALRTGNLSGFQLLALTDFPGQGTALEGVLNTFWQEKGYCSGPQFRRFCSDIVLLARLPRRYYTAGETLVADIELANFGSRAIEQPKVTWRLSDEKGNQVQGGSLPTDQPAGRGLHSLATLSLSIPELTGAQKLTLSLTLEDPRRENEWDIWVFPEEVKLDAGDVVVADRWDEESRKALLEGGKVLLLASGESDVALGFSSVFWNTSWTGGQAPHTLGMVVDAEHPVFSKFPTENHSDWQWWELVHGGSAMVLDDLPHELSPMVQPIDTWFRSHKLGLLFECMIGPGKLMVCSMDVTSDLEHRTVARQLYHAILSYMQSNQFAPKSRLTVEEIGLLVRNEEA
- a CDS encoding DUF4277 domain-containing protein; the encoded protein is MKSGANVSISRIDHLGLVAGMCEKIGLVDTINSYIKKPQRKVSVGNAVKAMVLNGLGVTGRALYHTPEFFRRKAVDTLVGSGIRAKDLHDDSLGTALDALYDEGITELFYNIAAKALKTQGIEYRFVHLDSTTFSLHGEYSDESSEHEQVVTITKGRSKDRAPDLNQVVTTLMCSHRSTIRWVLQFFVDLSIIHLGESPPQAANLDDRHITVIESLDEEYEKIYFLR